The uncultured Cohaesibacter sp. genome window below encodes:
- a CDS encoding TIGR04076 family protein, which yields MTDSFELWDLRVEVVAPEGGAIYCGAKVGDYFELRGEMIHMPPGQGFSIYSLAALLPLLPAKQRDTHPNDWMSTDAEVACPDPNCSTRFRITRTRKRTFSHAETTAVPLDAPKAPESET from the coding sequence GTGACTGACAGCTTTGAATTGTGGGATCTCCGCGTGGAAGTCGTGGCACCCGAAGGCGGGGCGATCTATTGCGGCGCCAAGGTTGGTGACTATTTCGAACTGCGTGGCGAGATGATCCACATGCCTCCCGGACAGGGATTTTCCATCTATTCGCTGGCGGCGCTTCTGCCTCTTTTGCCAGCCAAACAACGCGACACGCACCCCAACGACTGGATGAGCACCGACGCAGAGGTTGCCTGCCCTGATCCCAATTGCAGCACGCGATTCCGGATCACGCGCACCCGTAAGCGCACCTTCAGTCATGCGGAAACAACAGCCGTGCCGCTTGATGCGCCCAAGGCGCCAGAAAGCGAGACCTGA